The region CCACATGCTCCACCGCTTGTGCGGGCCCCCGTCAATTCCTTTGAGTTTCAACCTTGCGGCCGTACTCCCCAGGCGGGACACTTAATGCGTTAGCTACGGCACTAGAGGGGTCGATACCTCTAACACCTAGTGTCCATCGTTTACGGCTAGGACTACCGGGGTATCTAATCCCGTTCGCTCCCCTAGCTTTCGCGTCTCAGCGTCAGTACTGGGCCAGAGAGCCGCCTTCGCCACGGGTGTTCCTCCTGATATCTACGCATTCCACCGCTACACCAGGAATTCCACTCTCCTCTCCCAGACTCCAGCCCTCCAGTTTCAGATGCAGTTCTGCAGTTGAGCTGCAGGATTTCACATCTGACTTAAAGAGCCGCCTACACGCGCTTTACGCCCAGTGAATTCGGACAACGCTCGCCCCCTACGTATTACCGCGGCTGCTGGCACGTAGTTAGCCGGGGCTTTCTCTGCGGGTACCGTCACTTTCTTCGTCCCCGCAGGACAGAGCTTTACATCCCGAAGGACTTCATCGCTCACGCGGCGTCGCTGCGTCAGGCTTTCGCCCATTGCGCAAGATTCCTAATTGCTGCCCCCCGTAGGAGTCTGGGCCGTGTCTCAGTCCCAATCCGGCTGACCATCCTCTCAGACCAGCTACCCGTCGTCGCCTTGGTAGGCCGTTACCCTACCAACTAGCTGATAGGCCGCAAGCCCATCCTGAAGCGCATTGCTGCTTTACTCCACACGGCATGCGCCGCGCGGAGCACATGCGGTATTACTCCGCCTTTCGGCGGGCTATCCCCCACTTCAGGGCAGGTTGCTTACGTGTTACGCGACCGTTCGCCGCTAGAGCCCGCAAGTCCTCTGCCGAAGCTTCGGACAGCGCGAACTCCCGCTCGACTTGCATTTCTTAGGCACGCCGCAAGCGTTCGTCCTGAGCCAGGATCAAACTCTCCATTAAAAACTCGAAAAACTGAATACTCATCCACCAGAGAACGTCCCTGTGGGACTATTCCTTAGAGGAAAGCATCCAGTTTTGCTTTCATAAGAGATTTTGCGTTCGACACCGATTGCTCGGAGTCTACCTAGTTGAAACTCACCTGGCTAACGTCGTTCACTGACGTTCGGCTCCGCTTGCACTATTCAGTTGTCAAGGACCCTGAGGGGCTTCCGCCCCAGGCGCAACATATAATATACCACGCCATTCTCAAAGTGTCAACAACTTTTTTCGGAAATTTTCGAAAATTTCTTCAGTTCTTTGCCGGCTTATTGAATACCCCTTCCGGCGAGATATAATCTTATCAGAGAGTTGCGCGTGCTGTCAATACCTTTAGAAATATTCGCGAAAAATTGTTGGCAGTAAATCGGGGTTTTCAGTTAAATCTACGCTTCGCAATTTTTAAGCCCTTAGCATTCCCGCATGCCCTCTTTTAATATTCCACATAATAGTTGATTGCTAAACCCCAATTTGATAGAATCCACACAGCGCTCATTTGCAACACTCTAGGAGGAGAATAATGGCAGAGGAGCTCAAATTTCTTGCATGCGACCTGGGAGCCGAAAGCGGACGCGTCGTGCTTGGCCGCCTCTCTAATGAATACCTGCGACTATCAGAAATACACAGATTTCCAAACATCGGAGTTAAAGTCGGGACAAGTCTTTATTGGGATATCCTCCGTCTCTTTGATGAAATGAAAAATGGTATGCGTTTGGCAGGTCTAGAATATGGGACGGATATTGCAAGCGTCGGCATCGACACGTGGGGCGTAGACTTTGGGCTTCTGGGACCCAATGATGTTCTGCTTGAAATCCCTCACTGCTACCGCGACCCCCGGATTGATGGGATGATGGAAGAAGTCTTTACCATTATCCCCCGATCGGAAATCTATAACCAAACAGGCATCCAGTTTATGCCTCTTAACACACTATACCAGCTTTACTCCATACGCAAGCATAACCCTTGGATGCTAAACATTGCCAGAACTCTCCTGATGATGCCAGATCTTTTCAACTTTTGGTTCACAGGGGTTAGGGTTTGCGAATTCACCGAGGCCACAACAACTCAATTCTACAACCCACAAAAAGGAGAGTGGGCAAAGCCACTGCTCGAACGCCTCGGCATTCCAACTCACTTCCTTGTGGACATATGCCCGCCGGGTACCATCCTTGGAAAACTTCGCCCATCGGTTTCCGAAGAGATTGGTCTACCAGACATCCAGCTTATTGCTCCAGCGACGCACGACACCGGCTCGGCTGTTGCCGCAGTCCCAGCAAAAGGTAAGAATCACGTATATATCAGTTCAGGCACATGGTCACTAATGGGTGTCGAGGCTCCAGAACCGATTATAAACGACCGCGCGCTCGAGCTGAACTTCACCAATGAAGGCGGCGTGGCAGGAACGTATCGCTTCCTTAGAAATATTATGGGCCTGTGGTTAGTCCAGGAATGCCGGAGAACCTGGGCACAGGCAGGCAACGAATATTCCTACGCCGAACTTACCGATCTTGCCGCAAAGGCTGAGCCATTCAAGTACCTGGTTGACCCAGATGATGTGTCGTTCCTCCATCCTGGCGATATGCCAGCCAAAATTTGTGAGTTTTGCCGAAAAACCAACCAGCCCGAACCGGAAACTGTTGGGGCAACAGTTCGGTGTGCACTCGATAGCCTAGCGCTTAAATATCGCTGGGTTTTAGAGGGTCTTGAATCTCTGATGCACACACACCTCGAGCCGATCCATATTGTCGGTGGGGGCACGCAAAATAAGCTCCTATGCCAACTAGCTGCTAATGTAACAGGCAGACCGGTTGTTGCAGGGCCAGTTGAGGCTACGGCCGTGGGCAACATTCTTATTCAGGCTCTTGCCCTTGGTTATATCGGAACATTGGAGGAGGGTCGCGAAATCGTTCGCAAATCGTTTGAAGTAATTACTTATGAGCCGCAACCAGACGATCGAATCGAAACCGCTTACGAAAGATTCAAAAAACTTCTCTCACGGTAAAGAAGGAGAAGGGGTACGCAAGATATTTAAGGCGTACCCCTTCTCCTCAATTTTTCATCTGCCCTTATTCTTCCACGTTTAGGCCTATCTCGACTTTGCCTTTACTTTGATTGTCAATTTTCATCCCGCCGCGAAAGCGGTTGCCCATAATAACAGTAGCTTTCGAGCTTGTGCCGAGCGCTATCTGCTTCTTTCCTTCATCCATAAAATCACAACTTGACACCGTAAGGCCATTTCCTTCCGCCATTATACAAGGGTCACCCTTGCCGCCTTGGTCCCATCCGTTGAAATGGCACTCATTAAAGAACACATGCCCGGAACCTCTAATCGTTGCATGGGTTGTGGTAGTGGGGATACCCCAGAATCCGCAGTTATTGAACTTTACAGGTCCGGTGTTTGTCTCCCTAACTTCAACATGGGACATAAATTGGCAATTTGTGAAGACAATTCCCGCATGAGCCTGGCAATTCTCTACTAGGACAGCAGTCGGGCCTATATCCGAACCCGAAGTATTTATAACTACGTTGCCGGGGCCATGTCCAAAATCGCCAAATTGGAAGCCTACTTTGTACCAGATGGCAAAACAGTTGCTTACGTATTCCCAATCCGTTCGGCCGAAAATAAAAGCCGTTGCCTGGCTTGTAAGGAATTTCTGCATCTCCTCATCTGCCTTCCAGAAAGGCCAGAGATGCACATCTTCAATCCGCCCAACATCATAGCACTGGTCAACAAATATACCTTTGTGAAGTGGATGTGCATAAAGCCCCTTGATAAAATGGCGCCCACACGGAGCAGTGCCAAAATCCACCGCTTGCCATGGGTTTACTAAAAGCACATTAATAATTGAGCAATTATCGCCTGCACCGCCGATACACCAAGGATACGGCACAGGATTGCTCTTGTCTTGCTCGGGATAAAAGATAGTAAGCCCTTTCACACAAGAATTGGTCCGCAGTAATATAAAGGGGTTCCCACTGCTTTTTCCCCTCCCCTCAACCGCCAGAAGAGTACTTCCCTCGTTAATGCCCTTGGTGGTTGGCGCTTGAAAGACACCCATCAAGGTCACTGCTTCGGGAATTTCTAAATGACCTTTTATCAAATATTTGCCGGTCGGAACAAAGACTATTCCGCCGCCATCTTTACCTGCAGCATCAAGCGCCTTCTGAAACGCTGCCGTGTCGTCAGTCTGCCCATCTCCCTTTGCCCCAAACGAGGTAACAGAGTAGACTCCTTTTTGCCCAATGAGGGCATCTCCTGCATGTAAGGGCACACAACAGATTAGCAATGCAATCAGCACAATTATAAAATTGTACACATTCCGCCTCCGCCAGGTTAATTTGCATACAGGATAGAAAGAAGAAGGCTACTTGTCAAGCAAGGGGTACTCTAAGTTCGATAGAGAATGCCTAAAGAGCTTCGGGGGATGTTTCTGGGGAACCTATTTGCCTATGCAAAATTCGCTGAATATCCTGTCTATCACATCTTCTGTGACGGTCTCGCCCGTGATCTTGCCAAGAGACTCCGCAGCTGCTTTGAGATCGATGCTAATGCAGTCGACGGGCATCTCGGATTGAGATGTACGAACGGCTTCTTGGAGAGAAACTAGGGCTTCTTCGAGGGCTTGGCGATGGCGAATATTGCTAACCACAGTACCCGATGAACGTGATACAACTCCTGACAAGACCTTCTCGGCGATGAGGTCCTCAAGGTCGCTGATACCTTGGTCCGATGGAGCAGCGGTTTTAACAATGCTTGGCTCGCATCCAATTTCATCGCAAATCCAATTTTTTATCAAGCAAACAATCTCGTCTACCCTAGCCGCCCGAATTAAATCGACTTTATTCAGGACAATTATGATCTTCTTATCGGATATATCTCTCAGCAGTTCCTTGTCGTCATCAGTAAAGCCTTCACTTGCATCGATGACCGCTAGCACTAGGTCTGCTTCTTCAATTTTCTTCCGCGTAAGTTCCACCCCTATTTGCTCAACAATGTCTTCGGTGGTCCTAACACCAGCTGTGTCTATGGCTCGCACAGGTATTCCTCTGATGTTTACGCTCTCCTCAATAACATCTCGGGTTGTGCCTGGGAGAGGTGTTACAATTGCTCGTGTATCGCGAAGGATAGCATTGAGAATGCTGGATTTGCCGACATTCGGGCGGCCGACTATAACCGCCCGAATTCCCTCACGGTAAACCCTTCCGCACTCTGCGGTTTCGAGCAAACGGCGGACTTTCTCCAGTGTGTCGCGCAGAGATTCTCTAAGTGCCTGCATATCTACTTCGCCGACCTCTTCTGGGAAGTCGATGCTCGCCTCAATATTCGCCATCATGGCAACAAGGCTGTCGCGGAGCTTACGAATTTCGCCCGAAAGCCGCCCATCAAGCTGGCCTCTTGCAATACGCATTGCCTCATCTGTTTGCGAGCGAATAATGTCGAGAACAGCTTCTGCCTGCGCCAAATCGAGACGGCCGTTCAAAAACGCGCGCTTTGTGAACTCTCCCGGCTCGGCGAGTCTAGCGCCAGCCTGGAGGGCAGCAGTGAGAACTCTCCGCAAGGGTACTATGCCACCATGGCAGCTTATCTCCACAGAATCCTCGCCCGTATAACTCCTCGGCGCGCGAAACACTGTAAGAATTCCATCATCTATCCGCTCGCAGGATACAGGGTCTTCGATATATCCATAATGAGCCGTGTGCGTTGGAAGGCCGTGGACATGCACGCCCGATGCTGGATGAAAAATTTCGCCAGCCACTGTAAAGGCATCGCGTCCGCTAATCCGAATCACTCCTATGCCCGACTCGCCAATTGGAGTAGCTATTGCTACTATCGTGTCGTCAATGCTCATACTACCACAAAAATTAAACAACCCAGGCCGCGCCTGGGTTGGTCTAAGTTTTCTTATTAGCGGCCTCGCCAAATATCCCTACTTCCTTGGAGAGATTACTATCCTCCTGTTTGGTTCCTCCCCTTCACTGTAGGTATATACATCAGGATCATTTACAAGAGTAAGGTGGATTATTCTTCTCTCGCTTGCTTGCAGCGCCTCGAGAACCGCCTCTTGGCCTGATTCTTTGACTTTTTTGGCAAGGAAAAGCGCCTGGTTTCTCAAGGCCTCCTCCCGCCGTGAACGATATCCTTCTGCATCTACAATTATCCGAACCTTGTGTTGCAACTGCTTGTTAGTAATCACTCCAACCAAATATTGTATCGCATTTATCGTCTGACCATGCTTGCCAATAAGCATCCCTACGTCGCCGCCGGTCATATTCAAAACTACCTGCCCATCTGTGCTTTTGACCTCTGCCTTCAAGTTGTTTCCGATGCCGTCGAGGATATGCTGAAGCACATCCACAGCTTTCTCTGCTGCCAGCGCGATGGCATTAGCAGGCGGTGGTTCGGCTTGCTCCATGGCGCTAGGGATACTTTCCGTCGTAATCATTACCCCTTCATTTTCCTCAGCCCTATGCGATGACACCGGAGCTGAAGATGCCTCAGCTATGGTGCTTTCTTTCAACGCTACTTGAGGCTTCAACGTCACTCTAACCTTCGCAGGGGACTGGCCGATTCCAAGAAAGCCCCTAGTCCCTTCGTCAAGTATCTCAATATCAACTTCTTCCTCGGTGACTCCTAGAGCCTTGAGGGCAAGCTCAGTCGCTTCCTCAACTGTTTTTCCTGTCTGTTCAATGCTGGTCATATTTGGTGTTACCCCCTGACAATCACTAAAGAGGGGTCCCTCCCTCATCTTGGAACCCCCTTTGAACTCACGTGGTAAAAGCTGGCAGAATTCCTCCAACGGGCAGTCTGTCGCAATGCCTCCTTCGCCTTGAAGGTCGCGACCGTGCCCTGCGGACTCTTGTTGGGAGCTCAACTTGCTGTGTCCCAGCGATCCCCGAAGGTGGCTGTGGCCCCTCCTCCGGACTGGTCCCTTTTAGCACCATCACCTGCTGCGCTGTGGACACGATGTTGAAAATCAACCAATACAGCATAAAGGCTGAAGGAAAACTATAGAATAGGAAGCCAAACATGAGGGGCATCACTATTGCCATTATTTTTTGTTGCTCAGCCTGAGTAGGGTCTACCACGGTTAAGCGCTGAGAGATAAACATGCTTATTACGTAAAGGATAACCAGCGGGATATCCGGTTCTGAAAGGTTACCTCCCACTATTGCAGGATATTTCTCAGCTAATCTGCTGCCAATCCACAAAAACTTACCTTGGGCAAATTGGTATTGGTACAACCGAACCATATAATATAAAACCCATAACACTGGGAGTTGTACCAGCAAGGGTAGACAGCTTGCAAATGGATTAACACCTTGCTCCCTATACAGCGCCATCAGCTTCTCGCCCATTTCCTTTTGATTGTCCTTGTATTTCTCCTGAATTTGCTTCACCATCGGCTGAATGCGCTGCATTTGCTTCATGCTCCTGAACTGGGCATGACTGAGCGGCCAAGTAATTACCTTGAAGATTACTGTAATAATTAGGAGCGCCAAGGCATAACTATAGTTCGGATTCCTTCCTGTTAAACCAACAAAGAAATCAATGATTTTGTATAGAGTGTGCTTAGAGTTCCTTTTATCGTATTCCTTTTCCAGCTTAGCAAGCCGCCTCTGCCCCTCTGCTGCCGCTCGCGATTTATCCGGCGAAAAACGATCCAAGAGCTTATTATAAGTGCTAATAGCTTGGTGCTCATCGCCAAGCTTTGTTTCGAGCACTATAGCTTTCTCAAGAAGGGCTTGAGCAGCGTACTCCGTATTACGGTATTCCCTTGAGTTTGCAAGTTGGTCGTAAATCTGC is a window of Armatimonadota bacterium DNA encoding:
- a CDS encoding rhamnulokinase, which codes for MAEELKFLACDLGAESGRVVLGRLSNEYLRLSEIHRFPNIGVKVGTSLYWDILRLFDEMKNGMRLAGLEYGTDIASVGIDTWGVDFGLLGPNDVLLEIPHCYRDPRIDGMMEEVFTIIPRSEIYNQTGIQFMPLNTLYQLYSIRKHNPWMLNIARTLLMMPDLFNFWFTGVRVCEFTEATTTQFYNPQKGEWAKPLLERLGIPTHFLVDICPPGTILGKLRPSVSEEIGLPDIQLIAPATHDTGSAVAAVPAKGKNHVYISSGTWSLMGVEAPEPIINDRALELNFTNEGGVAGTYRFLRNIMGLWLVQECRRTWAQAGNEYSYAELTDLAAKAEPFKYLVDPDDVSFLHPGDMPAKICEFCRKTNQPEPETVGATVRCALDSLALKYRWVLEGLESLMHTHLEPIHIVGGGTQNKLLCQLAANVTGRPVVAGPVEATAVGNILIQALALGYIGTLEEGREIVRKSFEVITYEPQPDDRIETAYERFKKLLSR
- a CDS encoding glycoside hydrolase family 55 protein: MYNFIIVLIALLICCVPLHAGDALIGQKGVYSVTSFGAKGDGQTDDTAAFQKALDAAGKDGGGIVFVPTGKYLIKGHLEIPEAVTLMGVFQAPTTKGINEGSTLLAVEGRGKSSGNPFILLRTNSCVKGLTIFYPEQDKSNPVPYPWCIGGAGDNCSIINVLLVNPWQAVDFGTAPCGRHFIKGLYAHPLHKGIFVDQCYDVGRIEDVHLWPFWKADEEMQKFLTSQATAFIFGRTDWEYVSNCFAIWYKVGFQFGDFGHGPGNVVINTSGSDIGPTAVLVENCQAHAGIVFTNCQFMSHVEVRETNTGPVKFNNCGFWGIPTTTTHATIRGSGHVFFNECHFNGWDQGGKGDPCIMAEGNGLTVSSCDFMDEGKKQIALGTSSKATVIMGNRFRGGMKIDNQSKGKVEIGLNVEE
- the mnmE gene encoding tRNA uridine-5-carboxymethylaminomethyl(34) synthesis GTPase MnmE is translated as MSIDDTIVAIATPIGESGIGVIRISGRDAFTVAGEIFHPASGVHVHGLPTHTAHYGYIEDPVSCERIDDGILTVFRAPRSYTGEDSVEISCHGGIVPLRRVLTAALQAGARLAEPGEFTKRAFLNGRLDLAQAEAVLDIIRSQTDEAMRIARGQLDGRLSGEIRKLRDSLVAMMANIEASIDFPEEVGEVDMQALRESLRDTLEKVRRLLETAECGRVYREGIRAVIVGRPNVGKSSILNAILRDTRAIVTPLPGTTRDVIEESVNIRGIPVRAIDTAGVRTTEDIVEQIGVELTRKKIEEADLVLAVIDASEGFTDDDKELLRDISDKKIIIVLNKVDLIRAARVDEIVCLIKNWICDEIGCEPSIVKTAAPSDQGISDLEDLIAEKVLSGVVSRSSGTVVSNIRHRQALEEALVSLQEAVRTSQSEMPVDCISIDLKAAAESLGKITGETVTEDVIDRIFSEFCIGK
- a CDS encoding protein jag; amino-acid sequence: MTSIEQTGKTVEEATELALKALGVTEEEVDIEILDEGTRGFLGIGQSPAKVRVTLKPQVALKESTIAEASSAPVSSHRAEENEGVMITTESIPSAMEQAEPPPANAIALAAEKAVDVLQHILDGIGNNLKAEVKSTDGQVVLNMTGGDVGMLIGKHGQTINAIQYLVGVITNKQLQHKVRIIVDAEGYRSRREEALRNQALFLAKKVKESGQEAVLEALQASERRIIHLTLVNDPDVYTYSEGEEPNRRIVISPRK
- a CDS encoding YidC/Oxa1 family membrane protein insertase; amino-acid sequence: MQRSSGLTMMLLIMMVSLMIFMYFQQRQVPLLPKPEIMLQQARESVKEAGNEPKKLRAALQIYDQLANSREYRNTEYAAQALLEKAIVLETKLGDEHQAISTYNKLLDRFSPDKSRAAAEGQRRLAKLEKEYDKRNSKHTLYKIIDFFVGLTGRNPNYSYALALLIITVIFKVITWPLSHAQFRSMKQMQRIQPMVKQIQEKYKDNQKEMGEKLMALYREQGVNPFASCLPLLVQLPVLWVLYYMVRLYQYQFAQGKFLWIGSRLAEKYPAIVGGNLSEPDIPLVILYVISMFISQRLTVVDPTQAEQQKIMAIVMPLMFGFLFYSFPSAFMLYWLIFNIVSTAQQVMVLKGTSPEEGPQPPSGIAGTQQVELPTRVRRARSRPSRRRRHCDRLPVGGILPAFTT